In the genome of Vicia villosa cultivar HV-30 ecotype Madison, WI linkage group LG7, Vvil1.0, whole genome shotgun sequence, one region contains:
- the LOC131620163 gene encoding ribonuclease 3-like protein 2: protein MEASVFAVEKIIGYTFQNKKLLEHALTHTSYPEAVSYEHLEYVGDAVLGLAISSHLFLTYSSVDSDTLSLLRAANVSTEKLARAAVRHGLHSYVRHNMVSIGDEIKAFVDAIGCENDCAGSAKAPKILADIMKSIVAAIFIDVNLDLKRLWVIIKGLLEPMVTLDDLEQNPQSVKMLYEICQKNGKKVDGELVASASSDQKDITRLEAAKAALDKLP, encoded by the exons ATGGAAGCTTCAGTTTTTGCAGTTGAGAAAATAATTGGTTacacttttcaaaacaaaaagcTTCTAGAACATGCTCTAACACATACTTCTTACCCAGAAGCCGTTTCATACGAGCATCTTGAATACGTCGGGGATGCTGTTTTAGGTCTCGCAATCAGCAGCCACCTCTTCCTCACTTACTCCTCCGTTGATTCTGATACTCTCTCGCTCCTCCGTGCCGCTAATGTTAGCACTGAGAAACTCGCTCGCGCTGCCGTTCGTCATGGTTTACACAGTTATGTACGTCACAATATGGTTTCTATTGGTGATGAGATCAAAGCGTTTGTTGATGCGATTGGTTGTGAGAATGATTGTGCTGGATCAGCGAAAGCTCCCAAGATTCTTGCTGATATTATGAAATCTATTGTTGCTGCTATTTTTATTGATGTTAATTTGGACCTTAAAAGATTATGGGTG ATAATAAAAGGTCTTTTGGAGCCGATGGTGACATTGGATGATCTGGAACAAAATCCACAATCCGTGAAAATGCTCTACGAGATCTGCCAAAAGAATGGGAAAAAAGTTGATGGAGAGTTGGTTGCATCTGCTTCCTCGGATCAAAAGGACATCACAAGGTTGGAAGCTGCCAAGGCTGCCTTGGATAAACTACCATGA